The following coding sequences lie in one Mucilaginibacter sp. KACC 22773 genomic window:
- a CDS encoding tetratricopeptide repeat protein encodes MKRTITFLLFFLTTFALYAKDLDGDAKADTNEIIRINKQALANRLTDPEQTVIDATKAMDLARKLNYNNGIAEAYRVLGLANYYLDQPEKSFENYLSAATFFTRAGNLGGEAKVYNNMGNLYRDHDSNKSLDYFFKSLAIANKINDIRLIASLNLNLGNVYTRKNSYSQALKYYNNSQSIFKSLKDSVNLVQCAQNIGVVYFKLGQYDKALVMLLEANSNAKRQDLNESIASIDLTLASLYMNQKKFDEAENIVNEGINYTRLVKDPKLEYDYKHTTYELEYNRKNYAKAMFYLREIYKIDSATFKTNTSVQMKLIEATRKQEEQIKENERIAERQAYDRTKFWAVTVVAGLLLVVIGLLFGNVKRKAKTNAQLTLLNGEVSRQKDNLDRINHHLEEIIDERTKDLQIKNRKLSEHSSYLSHQIRGPIATLRGLINLEKEGLVDEKECIAMMDRCVSEIDEKIIEMSDMLHSPPKSGAS; translated from the coding sequence ATGAAAAGAACCATCACATTTCTTTTATTTTTTCTTACCACATTTGCCTTATACGCGAAGGATCTTGATGGAGATGCAAAGGCAGATACGAATGAAATTATCCGCATCAATAAACAGGCGCTGGCAAATCGTTTAACCGATCCTGAACAAACAGTTATTGATGCTACCAAAGCCATGGACCTGGCGCGTAAATTAAATTACAACAATGGTATAGCCGAGGCATACCGCGTGTTGGGCCTGGCCAATTATTACCTTGATCAGCCCGAAAAATCATTTGAAAATTATTTAAGCGCCGCTACTTTTTTTACCAGGGCCGGAAACCTGGGCGGCGAAGCCAAAGTGTATAATAACATGGGAAATCTTTATCGTGACCATGACAGCAACAAATCACTCGATTACTTTTTTAAATCCCTGGCCATCGCCAACAAAATAAACGATATCCGTTTAATTGCCTCGCTTAATCTTAATTTGGGCAACGTTTATACCCGCAAAAACAGCTACAGCCAGGCACTTAAATATTACAATAACAGCCAATCTATTTTTAAATCGCTAAAAGACTCGGTGAACCTGGTGCAATGCGCACAAAATATTGGTGTGGTTTATTTTAAGCTGGGGCAATATGATAAGGCTTTAGTGATGTTACTGGAAGCTAATTCGAACGCCAAACGACAGGATTTAAACGAATCAATAGCCAGTATTGATTTAACGCTGGCATCGTTGTACATGAACCAGAAAAAATTTGATGAGGCCGAAAATATAGTAAACGAAGGCATAAACTATACCCGGCTGGTAAAAGACCCTAAACTGGAATACGATTACAAACATACCACATACGAACTGGAATATAACCGTAAAAACTACGCAAAGGCCATGTTTTACCTGCGCGAAATATATAAAATTGATAGCGCTACTTTTAAAACAAATACATCGGTACAAATGAAGCTGATTGAGGCCACACGAAAGCAGGAGGAACAGATAAAAGAGAACGAACGCATTGCCGAACGACAGGCGTATGACCGTACCAAATTTTGGGCTGTAACAGTAGTTGCAGGCCTTTTACTTGTTGTAATAGGGTTGTTGTTTGGCAACGTAAAACGTAAGGCAAAAACAAATGCCCAACTTACACTACTTAATGGCGAAGTATCAAGGCAGAAAGACAATCTTGACCGTATAAACCACCACCTTGAAGAGATCATAGATGAGCGAACCAAAGACCTCCAGATCAAAAACCGTAAATTATCTGAACACTCCTCTTACCTATCGCACCAGATACGGGGGCCTATAGCTACCCTGCGTGGCCTTATCAACCTTGAAAAAGAAGGACTTGTAGACGAAAAAGAATGTATAGCCATGATGGATAGATGTGTATCCGAAATTGATGAAAAAATCATCGAGATGAGCGATATGCTGCACAGCCCACCAAAATCCGGCGCAAGCTGA
- a CDS encoding helix-turn-helix domain-containing protein → MSENTKKKTNKFVGKNIRTLRHQHGWSQEDVANRLGISIPAFSKIETGVTDINLSRLEQIANIFELNVVNLLALDAEEIDLTPSNLSVAQKKLVDRETEIANLQRKVILLYEELRNKSAVAV, encoded by the coding sequence ATGAGCGAGAACACAAAAAAGAAGACAAATAAGTTTGTCGGCAAAAACATTCGTACCCTACGCCACCAGCACGGCTGGAGCCAGGAAGATGTAGCAAACCGTTTAGGCATTTCTATCCCTGCCTTTTCAAAAATTGAAACTGGGGTCACGGATATTAACCTCTCGCGCCTGGAACAAATTGCAAACATATTTGAGCTTAACGTAGTTAACCTGCTTGCACTTGATGCCGAAGAAATTGATCTTACACCATCCAACCTTAGCGTTGCCCAAAAGAAGCTGGTTGATCGTGAAACTGAGATTGCAAATTTGCAACGTAAAGTAATCTTACTTTATGAAGAATTGCGCAATAAAAGCGCTGTAGCCGTATAA
- a CDS encoding dipeptidase yields MQHIKQYVDEHRQRLLDELFALLRFPSVSADPKYKTDVLNTADHVAQKLRDAGADNVEVCQTAGYPIVYGEKIIDAAKPTVLVYGHYDVQPADPIELWHTPPFEPTVRDGKIYARGACDDKGQFYMHVKAFELMMQTDTLPCNIKFMIEGEEEVGSSNLSIFVKANKEKLKADVVLISDTSMISMEHPSLETGLRGLSYVEVEVTGPNRDLHSGVYGGAVANPITILSKMIAAMHDENNHITIPGFYDEVIELTPAERTALNNAPYDEAEYKKDLDVVELWGEKGYSTFERTGTRPTLEVNGIWGGYIGEGAKTVLPSKAHAKISMRLVPNQTFEQITELFTKHFLSIAPANVKVKITPHHGGEPVVTPTDSIAYKAAQKAIAESFGKEPIPTRGGGSIPIVALFEAELGLKTVLMGFGLDSDALHSPNEKYDIFNYYKGIETIPLFHKYFAELSEA; encoded by the coding sequence ATGCAGCACATAAAGCAATATGTTGATGAGCACAGGCAACGTTTACTCGACGAATTATTTGCCCTTTTGCGTTTCCCTTCGGTTAGCGCCGACCCCAAATACAAAACAGATGTTTTAAATACTGCCGACCATGTAGCCCAAAAGCTGCGCGACGCAGGCGCCGATAATGTAGAAGTATGCCAAACGGCCGGCTATCCCATTGTTTACGGCGAAAAGATAATTGATGCCGCAAAGCCAACCGTGCTGGTTTACGGACATTATGATGTACAACCAGCCGATCCTATTGAACTTTGGCACACACCTCCGTTTGAGCCAACTGTGCGCGATGGTAAAATTTATGCCCGCGGCGCCTGCGATGATAAAGGCCAGTTTTATATGCATGTAAAAGCATTTGAGCTGATGATGCAAACAGATACCTTGCCCTGCAATATTAAGTTTATGATTGAGGGCGAGGAAGAAGTTGGCTCATCAAACTTATCCATATTTGTTAAGGCCAATAAAGAAAAACTGAAAGCCGATGTGGTGCTGATATCGGATACGTCGATGATCAGCATGGAGCATCCGTCATTAGAGACCGGCCTGCGCGGGTTATCGTATGTCGAGGTAGAAGTTACCGGCCCTAACCGCGATTTGCATTCGGGCGTTTATGGTGGAGCGGTGGCTAATCCTATTACTATCCTGAGTAAAATGATTGCCGCTATGCATGATGAAAATAACCATATCACCATCCCCGGCTTTTACGACGAAGTAATTGAACTTACCCCGGCCGAACGTACTGCCCTTAACAACGCACCTTATGATGAGGCTGAGTACAAGAAAGATCTTGATGTTGTTGAACTTTGGGGCGAAAAAGGCTATTCAACATTTGAACGAACAGGTACGCGCCCTACCTTAGAGGTTAACGGCATCTGGGGCGGTTACATTGGCGAAGGCGCCAAAACGGTATTGCCATCAAAGGCCCACGCAAAAATATCTATGCGCCTGGTACCTAACCAAACATTTGAGCAGATTACTGAACTGTTTACTAAACATTTCCTGAGTATAGCCCCAGCCAATGTAAAGGTGAAAATAACACCGCATCACGGCGGCGAACCCGTCGTAACGCCAACAGATAGCATTGCCTACAAAGCCGCTCAAAAAGCCATCGCCGAATCATTTGGCAAAGAACCTATACCTACACGCGGCGGCGGTAGTATTCCTATTGTGGCCCTGTTTGAAGCCGAACTTGGCCTTAAAACAGTGTTAATGGGCTTTGGTTTGGATAGTGATGCGCTGCACTCACCCAACGAAAAAT
- a CDS encoding ATP-dependent helicase has protein sequence MDYLQGLNPEQRAAVEQTEGPVMIIAGAGSGKTRVITYRVAHLIRKGVDPFNILVLTFTNKAAREMRERITHVVGPEAKNIWMGTFHSVFAKILRVEAEKIGYPSNFTIYDTDDSKSVLRAIIKELNVDDKLYAVNFVLNRISASKNNLISFREYNKNEQIQADDTATGRGQLGKIYEMYATRCFRAGAMDFDDLLYKTNELLKLHPDVLNKYQHKFKYLMVDEYQDTNFSQYLIVKKLAAVNENLCVVGDDAQSIYAFRGANIQNILNFEKDYPDLKVFKLEQNYRSTQNIVNVANSIISNNKEQLKKNVFSEKEAGDKIKIMRAFSDNEEGKMVAEAIMEDRSRLGKKWNDFAILYRTNAQSRSMEEALRKLGVPYKIYGGLSFYQRKEIKDLISYFRLTFNPNDEEALKRVINYPKRGIGDTSVDRIIVSADAHQVTPWEVIAEPAKYYDGKPPSTLAAFATMIQSFQVLAKTKSAYESALYIAQHSGLLKDLYEDKSVEGLNRYENIQELLNGIKEFSEREDIEEKGLDVFMQDIALLTNDDKDKDKDADTVSLMTIHSSKGLEFSQVNVVGLEENLFPSQMSLNSRSDLEEERRLFYVAVTRAESKLTISYATSRFKFGTLISCEPSRFLDEIDAKYLELDYSAKPTTSNNPFFDDERKAWTGGGNKQPDAFSKPKPATSAPVKTTSILAKAHVVSAGFKPSDTSNLQVGMEVEHERFGFGKVLSLEGSKPDVKATIFFKEIGQKQLLLKFAKLYIINNIN, from the coding sequence TTGGATTATTTACAGGGTTTAAACCCCGAACAAAGGGCAGCAGTAGAGCAAACCGAAGGGCCGGTAATGATTATTGCCGGCGCCGGATCGGGCAAAACAAGGGTGATCACTTACCGGGTAGCACACCTTATCCGCAAGGGTGTTGATCCGTTTAATATATTGGTTTTAACATTTACCAACAAAGCCGCCCGCGAAATGCGCGAGCGTATCACGCATGTAGTTGGCCCTGAGGCCAAAAACATCTGGATGGGCACCTTTCACTCGGTATTTGCCAAAATTTTACGCGTAGAGGCCGAAAAAATTGGTTACCCCAGCAACTTTACCATTTATGATACAGACGATAGCAAAAGTGTATTGCGCGCCATTATCAAAGAGCTGAACGTAGATGATAAACTGTATGCGGTGAATTTTGTGCTTAACCGTATTTCGGCATCAAAAAATAACCTGATATCATTCAGGGAATATAACAAGAACGAGCAGATACAGGCCGATGATACGGCTACAGGGCGTGGGCAGTTGGGGAAAATTTACGAAATGTATGCTACCCGCTGTTTCCGTGCCGGCGCCATGGATTTTGACGATTTGCTTTACAAAACCAATGAGTTACTTAAATTGCACCCCGATGTGCTTAACAAATACCAGCACAAGTTTAAATACCTGATGGTTGATGAGTACCAGGATACTAACTTTTCGCAATACCTTATTGTGAAAAAACTGGCCGCTGTTAATGAAAATTTATGTGTTGTGGGTGATGATGCGCAAAGTATTTACGCTTTCCGTGGGGCAAATATTCAAAATATCCTGAATTTTGAGAAGGATTACCCCGATTTGAAGGTGTTTAAACTGGAGCAAAACTACCGGTCGACCCAGAATATTGTGAATGTTGCCAACAGCATCATCAGTAATAATAAAGAGCAGCTTAAAAAGAACGTTTTTAGCGAGAAAGAAGCCGGCGATAAAATAAAGATAATGCGTGCCTTCAGTGATAACGAAGAGGGCAAAATGGTGGCCGAGGCTATTATGGAAGACAGGAGTCGGCTGGGGAAAAAATGGAACGATTTTGCCATCCTGTACCGCACTAATGCCCAGTCGCGCTCAATGGAGGAGGCGTTACGAAAGTTGGGGGTGCCTTATAAAATTTACGGAGGACTATCATTTTATCAGCGTAAAGAGATCAAGGATTTAATCTCCTATTTCCGCCTCACGTTTAATCCCAATGATGAGGAAGCGCTGAAACGCGTTATTAATTACCCCAAACGCGGCATTGGCGATACCAGTGTTGACAGAATTATTGTAAGTGCCGATGCGCACCAGGTAACCCCCTGGGAGGTAATTGCCGAACCGGCTAAATATTATGATGGTAAGCCGCCATCGACCCTTGCTGCCTTTGCAACCATGATTCAAAGCTTCCAGGTGCTGGCCAAAACCAAATCAGCCTACGAGTCGGCTTTGTATATTGCGCAGCACTCAGGGCTTTTAAAAGACCTGTATGAGGATAAATCTGTAGAGGGGCTTAACCGTTACGAAAATATACAGGAGTTGCTGAACGGTATCAAAGAGTTTAGCGAGCGCGAGGATATTGAAGAGAAAGGCCTGGATGTTTTTATGCAGGATATTGCCCTGCTTACCAACGATGATAAGGATAAAGATAAGGATGCCGATACGGTATCGCTAATGACAATCCACTCATCAAAAGGGCTTGAGTTTTCGCAGGTGAACGTGGTGGGGCTCGAAGAAAACCTTTTCCCATCGCAAATGTCGCTCAACTCGCGCAGCGACCTGGAAGAAGAGCGACGTTTGTTTTACGTAGCTGTAACCCGTGCCGAATCAAAACTTACCATTAGCTATGCCACATCACGTTTTAAGTTTGGAACGCTTATTAGCTGCGAACCAAGCCGCTTTTTGGATGAGATAGATGCCAAATACCTTGAGCTTGATTATAGCGCCAAACCAACAACCAGCAACAACCCGTTTTTTGATGACGAGCGCAAAGCCTGGACCGGCGGGGGCAATAAACAACCTGATGCTTTCTCGAAACCGAAACCTGCAACATCGGCACCTGTAAAAACAACATCAATATTGGCCAAGGCACACGTGGTATCGGCTGGGTTTAAACCATCAGATACCTCAAACCTGCAGGTAGGTATGGAGGTAGAGCACGAACGCTTTGGCTTTGGCAAAGTGTTGAGCCTGGAAGGTAGCAAACCCGATGTTAAGGCCACTATCTTTTTTAAAGAAATAGGCCAAAAACAACTGTTGCTAAAATTTGCTAAACTGTATATAATTAACAATATAAACTAA
- a CDS encoding dienelactone hydrolase family protein has product MSQINKDDIKQEVFDLYDDYAHNRLNRRDFVQRLSLYAVGGLTVPALMSFLMPDYQGNVQIKPDDPRLTSGYINYPSPKGGGTIKGLLSKPAEAKNKLGGIIVVHENRGLNPYIEDVGRRASLAGFISLAPDALTPLGGYPGNDDAGRALQSKRDKGEMEEDFIAAFNYLKNHKDCNGKVGVVGFCFGGGIANTMAVRVPDLAAAVPFYGAQPAAADVPKINAPLMLHYASLDTRITEGWPAYEAALKENGKKYQTFIYQNVNHGFHNDTTPRYDKAAAELAWKRTIDFFGEQLK; this is encoded by the coding sequence ATGAGCCAGATAAACAAAGACGACATTAAACAGGAGGTGTTCGACCTGTATGACGATTATGCACACAACCGGCTTAACCGACGCGATTTTGTGCAAAGGCTTTCGCTTTATGCAGTTGGCGGCTTAACTGTACCCGCCCTGATGAGTTTCCTGATGCCCGACTACCAGGGCAACGTGCAAATTAAACCCGATGATCCACGCTTAACATCAGGATATATCAATTATCCATCGCCAAAAGGCGGCGGGACAATAAAAGGCTTGCTATCAAAACCGGCTGAGGCTAAGAATAAGCTTGGGGGGATCATTGTAGTTCATGAAAACCGCGGCTTAAACCCCTATATTGAAGATGTAGGCCGAAGGGCCTCCCTGGCGGGCTTTATTTCACTCGCCCCAGATGCACTTACACCGCTGGGCGGCTATCCGGGCAATGACGATGCCGGCCGTGCCCTGCAAAGCAAGCGCGATAAAGGCGAAATGGAAGAAGACTTTATAGCAGCTTTCAATTACCTTAAAAACCATAAAGATTGTAACGGCAAGGTAGGTGTGGTAGGTTTTTGTTTCGGCGGAGGTATTGCCAATACCATGGCTGTACGCGTGCCCGATTTGGCAGCTGCCGTCCCTTTTTACGGTGCCCAGCCCGCTGCTGCAGATGTACCTAAAATTAATGCGCCGCTGATGCTGCATTATGCCTCGTTGGATACCAGGATTACCGAGGGCTGGCCGGCCTATGAGGCGGCGCTAAAAGAGAACGGCAAAAAGTACCAGACATTTATTTACCAAAACGTAAACCATGGCTTTCATAACGACACCACCCCCCGGTATGATAAAGCCGCCGCCGAACTGGCCTGGAAGCGTACTATTGATTTTTTTGGAGAGCAGTTGAAATAG